A genome region from Gammaproteobacteria bacterium includes the following:
- the mazG gene encoding nucleoside triphosphate pyrophosphohydrolase, which yields MAGQITVAGLGPGDLSRVAGRAAEILLDPSRTVIVRTLEHPAARQLADLRPVEVADDLYEAAADFDEVYERLARRVIEAAATGNVVLALPGSPSMAERTTGLVLEAAQAAAISVEVLAGESFLDLLAAEVGIDLLGVQILDGRDLPDPLFLHLPTVIAQVDVPMVLADVRDRLLSVLSDDTEIVVARDLGTADTDIARVPLSGLDTSMAGLRTTLYLEPGPAGWPGLITTMRRLRRECPWDRSQTHHSLVRNLVEEAYELVDALSVLPVEAPGGEPDYGAYADVEEELGDVLLQVVFHTVMASEAGAFDIEDVAEVLRRKLVRRHPHVFGDVEVAGVDEVLRNWEEIKQEEKQRTSLMDDVPAGLPGLERAAKIQRRAASVGFDWNNVESVVDKIREETAELEAVLTDRTAAEDELGDLLFSVVNLSRHLSLDPEVAVRRAVDRFAARFRWMEESFDMSGRTLEELDTMWAAAKAAEKHEAEAADD from the coding sequence ATGGCCGGGCAGATCACGGTTGCCGGCCTCGGTCCCGGCGACCTCAGTCGGGTTGCCGGCCGGGCAGCCGAGATTCTGCTCGACCCGTCGCGGACGGTCATCGTCCGCACGCTCGAGCATCCCGCTGCCCGTCAACTCGCCGACCTGCGACCCGTGGAGGTCGCCGACGACCTCTATGAGGCCGCCGCCGATTTCGATGAGGTGTACGAGCGACTCGCACGGCGTGTCATCGAGGCTGCGGCAACCGGCAACGTCGTGCTCGCACTCCCGGGCAGCCCATCGATGGCCGAACGGACGACCGGCTTGGTTCTCGAAGCCGCTCAGGCCGCCGCCATCTCTGTCGAGGTGCTGGCGGGAGAGTCGTTTCTGGACCTCCTCGCCGCCGAGGTCGGCATCGACCTGCTCGGTGTCCAGATCCTCGATGGACGAGACTTGCCCGACCCGCTGTTCCTGCACCTTCCGACGGTGATCGCCCAGGTGGACGTGCCCATGGTGCTCGCCGATGTGCGGGACCGTCTCCTCTCGGTGCTTTCGGACGACACCGAGATCGTCGTGGCACGGGACCTCGGGACGGCCGATACCGACATCGCTCGTGTGCCGCTCAGCGGACTCGACACGTCGATGGCCGGCTTGCGTACCACGCTCTATCTCGAACCCGGACCGGCCGGCTGGCCGGGGCTGATCACCACGATGCGACGGTTGCGCCGCGAGTGCCCTTGGGATCGGAGCCAGACACACCATTCCCTGGTGCGGAATCTGGTCGAGGAAGCCTACGAACTCGTCGACGCGCTCTCGGTGCTTCCGGTCGAAGCTCCCGGCGGGGAACCCGACTACGGGGCCTACGCAGACGTCGAGGAGGAGTTGGGCGACGTGCTCCTGCAGGTCGTGTTCCACACCGTCATGGCGAGTGAGGCAGGGGCCTTCGACATCGAAGACGTCGCCGAGGTGCTACGGCGAAAACTCGTGCGCCGCCACCCGCACGTATTCGGAGACGTCGAAGTCGCCGGCGTCGACGAGGTGCTCCGCAATTGGGAGGAGATCAAGCAGGAAGAGAAGCAGCGGACGTCACTGATGGATGACGTTCCCGCAGGGTTGCCGGGGTTGGAGCGGGCCGCCAAGATCCAGCGGCGTGCAGCGTCGGTTGGTTTCGACTGGAACAACGTCGAGAGCGTCGTCGACAAGATCCGTGAAGAGACGGCAGAACTGGAGGCGGTGCTCACCGACCGGACGGCAGCCGAGGACGAACTCGGCGATCTGCTGTTCTCGGTCGTGAACCTCAGCCGGCACCTCTCCCTCGACCCGGAGGTCGCCGTGCGCAGGGCCGTCGATCGATTCGCGGCCCGGTTCCGATGGATGGAGGAGTCGTTCGACATGAGTGGTCGAACGCTCGAAGAGCTCGACACGATGTGGGCCGCGGCAAAGGCGGCAGAAAAGCACGAAGCGGAGGCAGCAGATGACTAG
- a CDS encoding phosphopyruvate hydratase, protein MNTTISAVKAREILDSRGNPTVETEVFLAGGAFGRAAVPSGASTGALEAHELRDGGDRYGGKGVLRALTNIRDEIAPVVIGRDATDQEGLDQLMIDLDGTPAKSRLGANAILGVSMAVARASAGALGLPLFRYLGGTKGRVLPTPFLNVLNGGVHAANSVDIQEFMLVPGGAPTFREALRAGAEIYHTLKKVLAAKGLASGVGDEGGFAPNLPHNRSAIELLVEAIGAAGYTPGEDVAIAIDSAASEMYRDGAYVLEGRKLTSVEMVDYLEGLVDEFPLVLVEDGLAEDDWDGWAVLTERLGEKVQVVGDDIFVTNEEMLRRGIREKVANSVLIKVNQIGSLSETLHTMETAERAGYGRMISHRSGETEDSFISHLAVATNALQMKSGAPARGERTAKYNQLLRIEEELGDSARYAGWSWMER, encoded by the coding sequence ATGAACACCACGATCAGCGCGGTGAAGGCCCGTGAGATCCTCGACTCCCGGGGAAACCCGACCGTTGAGACCGAGGTGTTCCTCGCCGGCGGAGCATTCGGCAGGGCGGCGGTTCCCTCCGGAGCATCGACGGGGGCGCTCGAAGCGCACGAGCTTCGAGATGGCGGAGACCGCTACGGCGGTAAGGGTGTACTGCGGGCTCTCACCAACATACGTGACGAGATCGCACCTGTGGTCATTGGCCGCGATGCGACCGATCAGGAGGGGCTCGATCAGTTGATGATCGACCTCGACGGTACCCCGGCGAAGTCGCGGCTGGGAGCCAACGCCATCCTCGGCGTATCGATGGCTGTGGCGCGCGCCAGTGCGGGAGCGCTCGGCCTTCCGCTGTTTCGCTATCTCGGCGGGACGAAAGGCAGGGTGCTTCCAACGCCGTTCCTCAACGTTCTCAACGGCGGTGTGCACGCGGCCAACTCGGTCGACATCCAGGAATTCATGCTCGTTCCCGGCGGAGCGCCGACGTTCCGTGAGGCGTTGCGGGCAGGAGCCGAGATCTACCACACCCTCAAGAAGGTGCTTGCCGCCAAAGGACTCGCCTCCGGCGTCGGAGACGAGGGAGGGTTCGCTCCCAATCTGCCGCACAACCGCTCGGCGATCGAGTTGCTGGTCGAAGCGATTGGCGCGGCGGGCTACACGCCCGGCGAGGACGTCGCAATCGCCATCGATTCGGCGGCGTCGGAGATGTACCGCGACGGCGCCTACGTGCTGGAAGGGCGCAAACTGACATCGGTCGAGATGGTCGACTACCTCGAGGGCCTTGTCGACGAGTTCCCGCTCGTCCTCGTCGAAGACGGTCTCGCCGAAGACGACTGGGATGGATGGGCGGTCCTGACCGAGCGTCTCGGCGAGAAGGTCCAGGTGGTCGGTGATGACATCTTCGTCACCAATGAGGAGATGCTGCGCCGTGGGATCCGTGAGAAGGTCGCCAACTCGGTGCTGATCAAGGTGAATCAGATCGGCAGCCTGTCGGAGACGCTGCATACGATGGAGACGGCGGAGCGGGCCGGGTATGGGCGCATGATCAGCCACCGTTCCGGCGAGACGGAAGACTCGTTCATTTCGCACCTGGCGGTGGCGACGAACGCGCTGCAGATGAAGTCCGGCGCCCCGGCTCGTGGTGAGCGCACCGCGAAGTACAACCAGTTGCTGAGGATCGAAGAAGAGCTCGGCGATAGCGCACGCTACGCCGGCTGGTCGTGGATGGAGCGCTGA
- a CDS encoding DUF501 domain-containing protein, with protein MMDDQQVVALQLERPLRAAVEVVYRCPLGLPVVIAVPPLLDDGTPFPTRYWLSCPAALARVGRIESAGGVRAMDRRIRHDTAFAAAMADTNRRYAAERDALIPDEVTPRPSGGVAGGSGGVKCLHAHYADHRAGNTNPVGELVAPWVEPLDCTEPCVIEGPDGAAAVNPRWSEPR; from the coding sequence ATGATGGACGACCAGCAGGTGGTCGCGCTGCAACTGGAGCGCCCGCTGCGTGCCGCGGTCGAGGTCGTGTACCGATGCCCGCTTGGTCTGCCGGTCGTCATCGCCGTGCCACCGCTGCTCGACGACGGGACACCGTTTCCCACGCGCTACTGGCTGTCCTGTCCCGCTGCACTTGCTCGTGTCGGCAGGATCGAGTCGGCGGGCGGAGTCAGGGCGATGGACCGTCGCATACGTCACGACACGGCGTTCGCAGCCGCGATGGCCGACACGAACCGACGCTATGCGGCCGAACGCGATGCGTTGATCCCCGACGAGGTGACGCCTCGACCGTCCGGCGGCGTCGCGGGCGGTTCAGGAGGCGTGAAGTGTCTCCACGCCCACTACGCGGATCATCGCGCAGGCAACACCAACCCGGTGGGGGAGCTGGTCGCGCCGTGGGTCGAGCCGCTCGACTGTACCGAGCCGTGCGTGATCGAAGGACCCGACGGTGCCGCGGCGGTGAACCCAAGGTGGTCGGAGCCGCGCTGA
- a CDS encoding VOC family protein, producing MHSRRDARHASLGGILSRRREDVMAEFSSYPPGTPSWVELATTDLQGAKDFYRAIFGWSYEDEPAGEESASTMCLLRGKPVAALFQMGPEQREAGTPPHWITYITVASADEAAAMATDAGGTILLPAFDVEDAGRMTIVRDAAGAFISFWEPRKHFGAMLANEPGTRTWNELQVHDVDAAKNFYAAVLGVTTHTEEMPDGPYTTFNLAGRPVAGLMQIKEQWGSVPPHWDVYFAVADTDETLEKAVAAGGTVDVAARDIPDVGRFAGITDPQGAMFFVLAGF from the coding sequence ATGCACAGTCGTCGAGACGCGCGCCACGCGTCACTCGGCGGGATCCTGAGTCGACGCAGGGAGGATGTCATGGCCGAGTTCTCGTCCTACCCGCCCGGTACGCCATCGTGGGTCGAGCTTGCGACCACGGACCTCCAGGGGGCGAAGGACTTCTACCGGGCGATCTTCGGGTGGTCGTATGAAGACGAGCCGGCAGGCGAGGAGAGCGCCTCCACGATGTGTCTGCTGAGAGGCAAGCCGGTCGCCGCGCTGTTCCAGATGGGACCTGAGCAACGCGAAGCCGGCACTCCCCCGCACTGGATCACCTACATCACCGTGGCGAGCGCCGACGAGGCGGCTGCGATGGCGACCGACGCGGGCGGGACCATCTTGCTCCCGGCGTTCGACGTCGAGGACGCAGGCCGCATGACGATCGTCAGAGACGCCGCCGGAGCGTTCATCTCTTTCTGGGAACCGCGCAAGCACTTCGGCGCGATGCTCGCCAACGAGCCGGGAACCCGCACGTGGAATGAACTCCAGGTGCATGACGTCGATGCAGCAAAGAACTTCTACGCGGCCGTCCTGGGGGTGACAACCCACACCGAGGAGATGCCGGACGGCCCGTACACGACCTTCAACCTCGCCGGACGGCCCGTCGCCGGGCTGATGCAGATCAAGGAGCAGTGGGGTTCGGTCCCGCCGCACTGGGACGTCTACTTCGCCGTCGCGGACACCGACGAGACGCTCGAGAAGGCTGTCGCCGCAGGTGGCACGGTCGACGTCGCAGCGAGGGACATCCCCGACGTGGGGCGGTTCGCCGGGATCACCGACCCCCAGGGCGCCATGTTCTTCGTTCTCGCCGGGTTCTGA
- a CDS encoding HIT domain-containing protein, with translation MLWAGWRSEYIATAGEPDADGCLFCRLPAGADEEALILERGSFGFTVLNRYPYTTGHVMLAPFRHVEGPADLSADEQADVWRLLGSAMDAIDTAMHPDGYNLGANLGRVAGAGVPGHFHLHLVPRWSGDANFMTTVGDTRVLPEDLAVTWARLRATIST, from the coding sequence ATGCTGTGGGCCGGTTGGAGAAGTGAATACATCGCCACCGCCGGCGAACCCGATGCCGATGGATGCCTCTTCTGCCGGCTGCCCGCCGGCGCCGACGAGGAGGCACTGATCCTCGAGCGGGGATCGTTCGGGTTCACGGTGCTCAACCGGTACCCGTACACGACCGGTCACGTCATGCTGGCCCCGTTCCGCCACGTCGAGGGACCCGCCGACTTGAGTGCCGACGAGCAGGCGGACGTCTGGCGGCTCCTCGGCAGCGCCATGGACGCCATCGACACGGCCATGCACCCTGACGGCTACAACCTCGGCGCCAACCTCGGCCGGGTGGCCGGAGCCGGCGTGCCGGGCCACTTCCATCTCCACCTCGTGCCCCGCTGGTCGGGAGATGCGAACTTCATGACCACCGTCGGAGACACCCGAGTCCTCCCCGAGGACCTCGCGGTCACCTGGGCGCGGTTGCGAGCCACGATCTCCACCTGA